Sequence from the Macaca thibetana thibetana isolate TM-01 chromosome 20, ASM2454274v1, whole genome shotgun sequence genome:
TCCCCTGCACAGGGCTAAAGGTGAGGGAGGGTGGTGAAGCCAGCAGGACATCAGAAGAACCATGGAGGAAGGAGGTAGCGGCTCCCTTTGGACTCAGGcctcacattattattattattattattattttgagatggggtctcactctgtcacccaggctggagtgcagtgttgtgatcgcAGCTAACTGtacctcagcttctcgagtacctaggactataggcatgtgccaccacatctggctaaatttttgtatttttggtaaaagacagggtctcaccatgttacccaggctggccttaaactcctgagctcaagcaatttgccttccttggcttcacaaagtgctgggattataggcgtgagccaccatgcccagccaggctcCACTTTCTCACCAGCCTTCCTGCCTTCCATCAGtcattcatctacccatccagTAAGGATCTTTTGAGCGTCTGCACCAGAGGCCTGCACGCCCACCCTCCCTCTGTGGTTCCGTGGAATTAACATCTTACCTCAACCTTGTCAACACTTCTCCAGTCCTGGCATTTGGGCTGAAACCAAAGCTGCTCGCAGTGGCTGGGGTGGCAGATCCCATCCGGGCCTCTGGTTTGGCAGAACTGGTCTGGTAGCTTAGATTGGACCCGGAAACTGAGAGGCTAAAGAAAACTGGGCTAAGTCTGAAAGAAACCACACTGGGAGTGTAAGATACTGACGCGGACTGGAAATTCCAAACCCACCCCAGTTGTGGGCTTCCTCAGTCCAGTCTGACAAGCGTGTGTGGACACAGGGCAGGCACTGAGTGGGGTAGACAGACCGTGGCCACGACCATAGAGGATTTTGGGATCTAACAAAAAGGATGTCTTCTCAGACGACTAGGAGAGATCCTGGCTTCCAGAAGAGCCCTGCCAAGGCTAAGCAACAAGGAGGCCTTTCATCCTAGCTCCTCCTAAGTCCCCATGTCCAGACATTTGCTTGGTGATGCCATGGTAACCGTGATGCCACAATGGAACATTCTTCCCAAGGCGGTAGAAGAAATCCTTCTGTTGAACTCTACTGTGTCAGGCCAGCCTGAGTTCATTTCTCCTTGAGCAGGAGCAGTTCATGGAAGAACTCTGAGGACCATTCTGAGGATAAGAGGCGTCCAGTGTCATGAGTGGAACATGGTGACTTAGAACTGTGCACAGGGGTTCCTTGGGCTTCTGTGCATTGCTtgacagctgtgtgaccttggactgGCTACTCGATGTCTCTGAGTATCAGTTTCTGAATCTGTAAAATGGCGATAATCAGAGTGTCTACTTCCTACTGCGGTTGTGCAAATGAATAAGCTAAATGCTGGGGCTGTTCCTATGTAAAGATACAGGCTGTCAgccggggacggtggctcacgcctgtaatcctagcactttgggagactaaggcgggtggatcacctgaggtcaggagttcgagaccagcctggccaacatggagaaaccccatgtgtactaaaaatacaaaaattagctgggcatggtggtgcatgtctgtagtcccagctacttgggaggctgaggcaggagaatcgcttgaacctgggaggcagaggttgcagtgagccaagatcgtgccactgcactccagcctgccaatagagcaagactcagtcccaaaacaaaataaactaaaataaacaaagaaacaggcTGTTAACAGTTAACAGAGCCTAGCATTCTTTTAGCCAGCAGAGTGTAGTAGGAAGGATAAAACCACAGCACAGGCATTAATCCCAGGGTGGGCTTCCACTAAAACTCTACTTCTCTTTCAGCAGCATTTTATGGCTACAGAGTTAAGGCAAGGGTTGAATTTCACGAGTCAAAAAGCAACCCTTTTCAGAGACCCAACTCTCTGGGGTGCTCAGGGGCTTGGGCTGAATTGAGAAGAAAATTGACAAGAGTAAGCTGCCTTCTCTTCTCGGGCCATCTCACAAACCACAGTGCGAGCCAACTGGTCCTGCCTCTTTACTACACAGAACCAAGCACTAGGGATGTGACAGGTCAGTGTCCTACATCTTGGAACCTTTGTTGGTAGAAAGAAGGAGAGCCTCCGACGTTTGGGAGGGAACGTGTGTGTTTGGGAAGCGGATGGATAAAAGAGGCTTAGAAAACCCCGCATGTGTTTGGGAAGAGGATGGAGTCACTGGGTTTTGTTTCCCCAGCTGCCCATGGTGTCCGCGACGGGTCTCTCTTGGGATGGCAGAGATGCGAGGGGTGCTCCTGGTGCTGCTCGGCCTTCTCCATTCTTCCACCAGTGAGTGCGCTGCTTTCCTCCCTCTGACTTTAGCTGCACATGTGGCTTACACGGGGATCATCCAGGAGAATGAAGTGGTCCTTAATGAAGGGGCTCAGGGAAGATGACTCACGGCACTTTGTACTGGGCGGCAGTACATTGGTGGCAGGAACCAGGCAAAGAAGTGAATCATGGGATGTGGATGGAAGAAACTAAAGTCAGAGCCAATCCTTAGGGTGGTAGTGTCAATAGGAAAATAAGGCTCTCTGGGTACAGGGGTGAGCGAGAGGCCTGCCTCTCcactcccagcccctgccctgtcCTTCCTGGAGAATACTGCTCTTTTGCAAACTACAACCCCCAACGGCAGGACTGGTCCCGGGAGCAGCGGGGGCTTCTACTGCTGCAGGTGTCTGGGAGGCTACCACAGCCTCAGATGGCAGAAGTGGCAGCTGCGGTCCCCTCCTCCCTTGACCTCTAAGCTGCTCAGAACTAAGAATTCCAGCCTACAGAGGGCAGGTGGAGAGGAGATAGCTGGCTAAAGCAGGCTCTGTCCCACCTTGCTGCCATCCCagctggccctgccctgccttcctgGGGTTAGATGGGAGACATGAGAAAgtccacacacaccctcacacacacatgcacacacacacacacactcacacacacacatatgggcgcgcacacacacacacacgcacacacaaacacacaggcacacacacggactgtcacgcacacacacgtgtacacacacacggactcacacactcacacacacatgcacacacacacacacatagaggtGAGTCCTTcagctccctcagcctcccgcagCTCCCTGTCTTCTTGCAGCCCCAAGGAGACCAGGGGATACCCAGAAAACACAGAAAGGTCTTCTCCCTCCTTAAAAAGCCACAGCTAAGGGGTCAAGACAAGCACTTCATCTCTGGGTCAGATTTCCTCATTACGTCTTGTCTTTTAAGGGTTTTGTAAGGTCAGATAAACTAGCCAACTAGAGCTTTGAAAAAGCAAAAGTGGTCACACGCTCATAAGCTTTTGTGGGATTAGGGAAGGTTAGCGAATGCCTTGTACCGTAGATTGCCAACGTCTCAAGGAGAAATCAGACCAAAGCTAACGAATCCTGTCTCTAGTGGTTCTGATGCACTTAGTGACCTCCCAGACATCATCTTGCTAAAATCAGTCTGTCATTGTTCCAGCAAAGTCACCAAGTGTCAATTAATGGAGATGTCTGGTCGTATGATGCCCCATGATGGAGAGGTCCTCTGTGCTCCTTTAATGATAATTCTGTACGTTACAATCAGTTCTTAGGGTCACGGCTTGGAAACTGTTTTTGGTGCTCATATGCAAGGTTGCCCCCAGGGGGAAGCCCTCCCAGACTTTATGTCCTGGGCAGAATTCATGCCCCCTCCTCTTATACTTTGGGCACACTCCCTGGGTCACATATCCCTCTATATCGCCATCACTCTTCAGCATGTCACTCTGATGGGCTCCTGAAATCCTTTCTTGGAATCCCAGGCCCTACCTCAGCACCTGCCAGGGCTGAGTGTGGTTGGATGCATGGCTGAAAAAGGAGTCACTGGTCGGGCgaagtggcttacgcctgtaatcccagcactctgggaggctgaggcaggcagatcacttgaggtcaggagttcaagaccagcctggccaacagagcaaaacctcatctctgctaaaaatagaaaaattagctgggcgttgtggcgtgcatctgtaatcccagctactcgggaggctgaggcaggggagtcacttgaactcgggaggcggaggttgcagtgagccgagatcgcaccattgcactccagccgggtgacagagtgaggctccatctttaaaatatataaaaataaaaaaaggaatgcaCAAGGTCACACATACTACTAGCAATCACAGTGATGACATCCTGTAGCCTCTGGAAAATTCTATGGTACATTAATGAAGAGAGCAGAAATGCAAATAATGTCTTCACATTCTTATGAAAGTAGTTttaaagctgggtgcagtggctcatgcctgtaatcccaacactttgggaggctgaggagggaggatctcttgagttaGGGGGCtctagatcagcctgggaacatagcaagacctcatctctactaaaaataaaagaatttagccaggggtggtggcaggcacctgtagtcacaactactccagaggctgaggcaggaggattgcttgaacccgagaggttgaggccacagggagctatgatcctacctagcactctagcctgggcgacacaatgAGATgccctctcaaaaaagaaaaaaaaaaaaaagaaaagaaaacaaaaatagctttaACCTTGCAGATCCCAAAAGTGTGTTGAGGACtcccaggggttccagaccaggctTTGAGAACTGCTGATGAACACGAAACGTGGCAGACATTGCCAATATGTACCGTTATGTGTTCAATAGATGAGAGTTTTTATTTGTAGTCTAACATAATTTTGGGATTCAAAAATGCCACTGAGCATCTTTTAGGGTGAAGAAGACATactaggaagaagaaagaagcaggGGTTGCGGGTAACGTTAGTGATGATCGAGACAGCCCGCAGAAGAGAGGGTCCTGAGGTCTCCTTGCCCCGGCAGTGAGGCCCCGCACCTGCTCCGCAGGTTGTGGCGTCCAGAAAGCTTCCGTTTTCTACGGTCCTGACCTCAAGGAGGGCTTGGTCAGCAGCATGGAGTTCCCGTGGGTGGTGTCGCTGCAGGACTCGCAGTACACACACCTGGCTTTCGGCTGCATCCTCAGCGAGTTCTGGGTCCTCAGCATCGCATCCGCCATTCAGAACAGGCCAGTGCCCCTGCTTTTGGGGCCCGCAGCATCGCCGcgggtgagggtgggggtggccCTGTCTCCTGCTCAGCCTGGGGAGGCCCTGCAAGGTGCATTCTGGGGGACAGGGCTTTTTACCAGCTCAGCGTTTGCTCTGCTGTGAGTCCTAAAATCACCggttgccaaggctgatctctGCTGTGAGGACTGCAGGCCTCgcaatggaaaaatgaaaagatgagtCCTCCATTCAATGCAGGTGGGATATTCATTCTGATTTTACTGCCATCACAGAGGCACTGGTTCCTAATACTAGGGTCCCTACCGCTTATCCTGTTCGGCCAGTCGATAGGAGCCCTTACCTTAAAACACTTGGGCCTTAGAAACGTTACTGCCACAAATACATGTACACAGAGAAAAGCCtcgaaaaaaatacagaaacacttTTAAGAGTGCTTATCTCTGAATGCTCAGAATGCAcaatttctgctttcttcttttagCTTCTCTGTATTCTGCAAATTCTGTAGTACAAATATGCATTCTTTTAAgccagaaaaaaatcataaatattactaaaagaataaagtttttggtaaatatttctcaCTCTTTGACCCAGTGATTTCATTTCTGGGAATCAAcattaaggaaataatttcaaCCACTGGAAAATTTGTATGTACAAAGTTGTTCCTAGGATGGTTAATTACACACAAAACACTGAAAAGAAACCTAATGTCCCACTATTGCgatgaaattataatttttcatatatatacatgctatacacatatatattatacataatatatagtatataatatacatgtaattatataCTAACTctattatacataatatacatgtatattgtaacatatatgtatattgaatatatgtacacaatactctattatatgtaacatatagtatataatatataattacatataaacacacagagAGTATTGGGGGAGAGAGTATAATGACTATAATtggctaaataaattataatataaatccttgatggaatattatgcagctggTAAATACTTTAACATaggatttgtatttttaattaaaaatacatgtgcagccgggtgcagtggctcacacctgtaatcccagcactgaggctaagacgggcagatcacttgaggccaggagtttgagaccagcctgatcaacatggcaaaaacctgtctctactaaaaaatacaaaaattatctgggcatggtggcatgcacctgtaatcacagctaccaggaaggctgagacaggagaaccacttgaacctgggaggtggaggttgcagtgagctgagatcgtgccacagcactccagcctgggtgacagagccagattccatgtccaaaaaaaaaaaaaaaagtatgtagtAAAATGTTCACGAGAAACCAAAGGATGTACAGCGAAAAGCagctccttccctcccccacccctcagtCACTAGTTTTTCTCCCTTGAGTCACATTCTGTCACCAATTTCTTGCCTATTCCTTCTTAAATACTCAAAGCACTCATGGATATCGATATACCTATAGGTCTGGCTATATTGTTTCTTATGTCTATTGACAGAGAATTTTCTTTCCCCTTGTATTAGTCTACTtaagctgccataacaaatatcacagactgggtggcttaaacaacagaaatttatttctcacagttctggagtctggaagtctgagatccaggtgtCAGTAcatttggtttctcctgaggcttctctctttggcttgcagacagccaccttctcgctgtgttctcacatggccttCCCTCTGTGCCTGTGTATTCttggtgtctctttctcttcttatagggACACCAGTCATGTTAGATTACAGCCCCAGCCTATACCTCATGtaatcttaattacctccttaaaggccctatctccaaatatatgGTCAAATTGGGGGTTAGGACCTCAACCtacaaattttcaaaagaatgcAATTGAGTTCATAACATATCCGCGACACACCCACCATGCAACTGGTAGCACACCATACACATTAATTTACTCACAGCCTTTTTTCACTTTATCATAAATTTTAGAGACCTTTTCTTATTGGTACATAAATGGCTAATGCCTTCTTTTTTTGTCAGCTGCACAATAGCCTGTAATGGAAGTACCGTAACCACACAGTCCTCTGTTAATGGAAATGTAGGCTGTTTCTAATCTGTTACTACTGCCAAAAATGCTGCAACAGACAGACTTGTACACGCATTATTTCACATACATGCAAGTGTGCCATAGTGTAGACATCCCAGGAGTAGAAAGACTGGGCTAAAAAAGACATGTATTTAAAATCCTGAGAGCTACTGCCAACTAGCTCTCCATGGAAGTTCTGTTTTCTATGTAGCGTTTTCATTATGGCTATTTTCTATCTGGTCCattcttttggttttgattttctctttgacTCAAGGGTTTTATTAAAGTGAGagcttgattttttaatttttatatatatatatatatatatatatatatatttttttttttttttttggagacagtcttgctgtcacccaggctgcagtatagaggtgcgctctcagctcactgcaatctcggtctcctggattcaagcaatcctcttgcctcagcctaccaagtagctgggactacaggcgcatgccaccatgcccagctatttttgtatttttagtagagatgaggttttgccatgatggccaggctggtcttgaactcctgatctcgggtgatccacctgccttggcatcccaaagtgctgggattatagatgtgagccaccatgtgtgtCCAAGACAGAGTTTTAAAATGTCCAGGtgctagggttttttgttttgttttctaacattACTGAATTATACCACATGGTGATCTATTTAGGATTTGTTGAGGTTGTCCTGTCTGTCTCCTATGGGTGGTCTATGTGAATATTTTCACTGGTAAATTAAAAAGTTCATTCATTCTCCATGGTTGGTGTATAATTCAATATATAAAATTGGGCAAGGAAGTCTACTTTATCTGTCCTAGACTGTCAGAGGTGAATTAAAATCGCCTACCAGCCAGGCGCAaaaactcacacctgtaatgccagtactttggttAGACAATACAGCCAAACTTAATTAAGATGACCTCATCTTTGTTAGTCTGGATGTCCAAGGATTCCTTCTTTGTCACTCAAGTCTAGCAACTTTACTAGTTGTGCTGGATTTCCCCCACCTGCCCCTTCAGATCTACTCTACTCTTCTACCCTGCCAGGCCCCAGGAGGCTCACCTGTATGGGTTATACCAGTGGTCTTTTTTGCCTTCTGGATTCCAGCTGGTTTTGGCCAACAATCATATAAGAGGCAAGAGATcagagggagtggggagagtAAAGTCAGGGTCCTTACTCCTCCGAGGGCTACTGCATATTGGCTGCTGGTTGGCTGCTTTTACCAGCTAAGTGACCCACTCTACACAGCTCTGTCTGATCACATCCTCCCCTCACCTAGAGCCCAGAGACGGTGTCAGCACAGCGTCGTTACCTCAGCAGGAGCTGCCTATAGCATGCAGTGCCCAGAGCTGTCCTTGTGGTTTCCCTGCATCCTGCCAAGACCTTTGTAAAAACTCCCTTTATTAAACTCACCCCAATTTATCTTATTTGAGTAGAACGTTTATTTCCTGTTGGGACCTGACCAGAACTATGTCTCAGCGTTAACTACTCCAAACTATATAGTGGACAGTCAACACTACTGGAGGTAGGTTAGCTGTCTCCAAACTATAGATTCAAGTCTTAGTTCtgaaaagttttcttaaattatatcttGAAATATCTTTCCTGTTTCATCATTTTGGTTACTTTCTTTGTGGTCAGCTGGGTCTCCTGTGACTGCCTTATCTTTCATTTTCCTCTCAagcctttaaaaatctttgttaattttcattttggtcACATTTCTCAATGCCCCTAATTGTGTTTTCTGTGGGCCCTATTCTCCTTTATGCTGCTTTTGATTTGGGCTTCATTTTGGTGAtggtcttgtttcttttctttttgcttctttgatAAGAACATGCTCAACAAGCTTTTTCTGAGCTCTGTGGCAGTCAGTGTCTTCTATAACTTTTGCACTCCTGCCATCCTTCCTTTCATCAGCTCTTCCTTTGACTCTGAGATCTGAATTCTTTAGCGTCTCTTGGTTTTATGGTGTTTGTATTTGTTCCTCATTCTCACAGTTTCTTGGGTGATTCccaagaggagaaagggaaaacacCCAACTCAATTCTATTGTTATTAGAACTTTAATTTCTCCAAAATGTATTTACAGAATATATAATAAGGAAAGATGCCTATCTTAAAATGTCAAATACTAAAAGCGGGAGTCAAGATGACATCTTTGGTAGAACTGCAATTACTACTTTTGCAAACTACaatatgtaaaaaacaaacaaaaaacctattcATAGAAAAAATGTTAATCAGCAATAACATGTTAACAGATTTTCTTTAGTGGTGGGGCAAATGGTGTTAAGATTGAAGAATCTCCAGGATTCTGCAGGCTCACAAAAGAGGGCACAAGCCTAGGGGTTCATAAAAGATTTCCTATAAACTTGAGTCCAAAGGGGTCAGGAAGAATTAACACATGGAATAGGAGTGTTCCAGGCTGAAAAAACATAAATAGGAAAACAGGGAAGTGTGAAGCTTCCTtgctgtcttggcctctcaagaTTCCCTTGCTCTCTCTCCAGGAAGGACATTGTCGTTATAGTGGGTATAAGTAACATGGATCCCAGCAAGATTGCTCACACAGAGTATCCAGTCAATACCATCATCATCCATGAGGACTTTGATAACAACTCCATGAGCAACAACATAGCCCTCCTGAAGACAGACACAGCGATGCATTTTGGCAACCTGGTCCAGTCCATCTGCTTCCTCGGCAGAAAGTTGCATACACCACCAGTCTTGCAGAACTGCTGGGTGTCAGGATGGAATCCCACATCTGCAGTTAAGGCATTCCTCCTCCCAGAggaggctgtgtgtgtgctggCAGTGGGGGTGACCTGGATAATCCAATCTAGGGCCTATCTTAATTTAATAATGGAGCTTGCTTGAGGTTCTAGAGTTTGGCTGAAACCCTTACCTAATCAGTCAAGTCTCCTAGGGCTTTCCCTTTCTGTTgccactcttcttttttttttttttttttttttttttttttttttttttttttttttgaggcagggtctttttcatacagtggtgccatcacagctcaccgcagccttgaactcctgggctcatgtgatcctactgcctcagccccgagtagctgggactacaggcacatgtcaccatgcctggttaattgttttaaatttattttttgtggagatggggtcttgctatattgcccaggctggtctcaaactcctgggctcaagaaagtctcccacctcggccttccaaagtgttgggattaggcATGAGTTACTGCGCCCATTCCGTGGCCATTCTTACATCACATTGGTCTTTTACCCTCTAGCCCTACATCAAAACTGGAAGTACACAGGCAGTGGACACCCTGGAATGAGTACAAGAGTACAGAGGGGTGAGGGGATGTTAGTCCCCAAACTAGGGCTGATTGTCCTCTTGTCTAAGCCatccttgttttctttcattttggggaaagaaagaaacaaggaaatggATGCTCtctagaagaggaggaagggtaTTCTCTGCTTGTTTGCACATTCGAGTTCAAAGTGGAGGTAGTTTTCAGCAAAAACTCAGTCACAGGTtcttatttctatgaaaaaaaggaatttatgagAACATttctggcagggcacagtggctcatgcctgtaatcccagcacttagggaagccaaggcaggtggatcacttgaggtcaggagttcgagaccagcctggccaacatggtgaaactccatctctataaaaataccaaaattagctgggcgttgtggtgcatgcctgtaatcccagctactccggaagctgaggcaggagaatggcttgaacccgaaaggtggaggttgcagtgagccaagatcacaccactgtactccaggctgtgtgacagagtaagactccaactcaaaaaaaaaaaaaaaaaaaaattctcactttCATTTGGCTATGTGAGTGGGAGTTGTATTGACATAGGGGACTGCCTTCTCATTAATAATCCCTGGGCTCTCTGTTGCATGGTCCAGACAGGAAATCACATGACGATGAGTATCCTGAGGAAAATCTTCGTGAAAGATCTTGACATATGTCCCCTACACAAACTCCAGAAGACAGAATGCGGCAGCCACACGAAAGAGGAAACCAAGACTGCCTGCTTGGTAAGAACCTCATGGAATAGAAGCTAAGTGTTGAGAGTAAGCCTTGGTCACATCCAAGGGAGCCTCGGGACCCCCTCCCTAGATGGGGATAtctgtgagggcagggactaGAGCTTGGGATGAGTGGCTGTCTCTGGAGTGAACAGCACTTGGCAGACAGTATGCGCTCAATAAAAATCTGCTGAATGAACTAACCAGTCATGATTTTCAGTGTAACATGATGCAGCTTGTCTAAGTCACAGGTGCTTTTTAACTAGCTAAAAATTTGAAAGTCTGAGTCCAAACCGCATAGGCAGATATGCTTTGAGCAGGTCTACAGTGTGGGGCTGCTGTATTCAGCTTCTAGGGAACCTAGACTCCCCTCTGATGCTATCAGTTATTGGGTTTTTCTTCTCTGAGAagccctgccctccagccagaTGAGGGCTGTACAGATATGGCTGTCctactgcctcaaaaaaaaatgtgtggaagTCACACACACCTGGTTCAGGCCCTTCATATCCAAATCTGGAGAAAGTGTGGCTTACTAGGGTCACACAGTCAATAAAAGTTAGAGCAAAGACAAGGACCTAGGTCTACCAGATATCCAGATACACTTTATCTCCTCTACTCTAGAATTGCTTTTCTAAGAAGCTTATCACTCACTCTCCTTTAAATAACCTTCAGGACACCTgatggggaatttttttttttcccctataggATCCAGAAAGGCAGGATTTTTAGAGCAAggggaaaaatacatatataaagataattttttctaaGTCATTTTATTGCAAAAGCATGGACTGCCTctcattaagaaatacatttgccCTTCCAAAGTTGGTGTAACATCTATTGAGTGCCTACTTCGTACTGGGTCCTCTGCCAGGTGGGGGATCTTAACAATTTCCTAAATTAGATAATGTGTTAAAATACAGTGAAGATAGAGCTTTTTAACAAAATTCTGCCCTCAACCATTCCATCAAACAAGTATCATACGTCCTCAGATCTAAGATGCTGCCAATTATGGAATGCACCATCATTTTATGTAatcccaagaaagaaaaaaatgctgtcaGTTAAACTCTGATGTCAGCTGATTAAAAGACacaccctggccgggcgcggcggctcacgcctgtaatcccagcactttgggaggctgaggcaggcggatcacagggtcaggagatcgagaccatcctgactaacatggtgaaatctcatctctactaaaaatacaaaaaattagctgggcatggtggtgggtgcctgtagtcccagctacttgggaggctgaggcaggagaatggcatgaacccaggaggcggagcttgcagtgagccgagatcgcaccactgcactccagcctgggcgacagagcgactccatctcaaaaaaaaaaaaaaatgacacaccCTAATTTCAAAGATGTTGATTTCTAACTGTATCTTAGATTCAATGGAATATTGTAAGCTATTTCTACTCTAAGTGACcatcttttaaaatctaactGCAAAGTGCAGGTTGGTTTTTAACTGTGACACACCTCTAAACAGGCCTTCATTTTTTAACAGAAT
This genomic interval carries:
- the PRSS54 gene encoding inactive serine protease 54 isoform X1 codes for the protein MAEMRGVLLVLLGLLHSSTSCGVQKASVFYGPDLKEGLVSSMEFPWVVSLQDSQYTHLAFGCILSEFWVLSIASAIQNRPDIVVIVGISNMDPSKIAHTEYPVNTIIIHEDFDNNSMSNNIALLKTDTAMHFGNLVQSICFLGRKLHTPPVLQNCWVSGWNPTSATGNHMTMSILRKIFVKDLDICPLHKLQKTECGSHTKEETKTACLGDPGSPMMCQLQQFDLWVLRGVLNFGGETCPGLFLYTKVEDYSKWITSKAERAGPPLSSLHHWEKLISFSHHGPNAAMTQNSDSELGHVGSYLQGQGRTITHSRLATSSRDDLDVREKGVKESGRSPEASVQPLYYDYYGGEVGEGRISAGQKRLHQPAEIILVSFMLVFFCSSI